A single region of the Populus nigra chromosome 2, ddPopNigr1.1, whole genome shotgun sequence genome encodes:
- the LOC133682741 gene encoding cytochrome P450 724B1-like, whose amino-acid sequence MAGELWVGVLVGITGGLLGLIMNHFLPMFLKLGHNVPRGSFGWPLLGETLGFLKPHPSNTLGTFLQDHCSRYGKVFRSHLFLSPTVVSCDQELNYFILQNEGKLFQCSYPKPIHGILGNVSMLVAVGDTHKRLRNVAISLVSITKSKPEFLNDIERTAIQILSSWKDKQQVVFCEEARKFSFNVIVKQVLGLTSEEPETREILEDFLTFMRGLVSIPLYIPGTPYARAVQARSRISSRVKAIIEERRSRNSRSLRNDFLEILLSVDTLSEDEKVSFVLDSLLGGYETTSLLMAMVVHLLGQSPTALEQLKLEHEQIRSLKEKDECLNWEDYKTMEFTQNVISEALRYGNIVKFVHRKALKDVKFRDYLIPSGWKVLPVFTAVHLDSSVHANALQFHPWRWETQDQTSKRFTPFGGGSRCCPGSELAKIEVAFFLHHLVQNFRWTAEDADQPMAYPYVEFGKGLLINLDRCST is encoded by the exons ATGGCTGGAGAGCTCTGGGTTGGTGTTTTGGTTGGTATAACTGGTGGTCTGTTGGGTCTAATAATGAATCATTTTCTGCCCATGTTCTTGAAGCTTGGTCATAATGTCCCAAGGGGCTCTTTTGGGTGGCCTCTACTTGGTGAAACCCTCGGTTTCTTGAAACCTCACCCTTCTAACACCCTTGGTACGTTTCTTCAAGATCATTGTTCCAG GTACGGGAAGGTGTTCAGGTCCCATTTATTTCTCTCTCCAACAGTGGTGTCCTGTGACCAGGAGCTGAACtatttcattcttcaaaacGAAGGCAAGTTATTCCAGTGCAGTTATCCTAAGCCTATTCACGGAATTCTTGGCAATGTCTCCATGCTGGTGGCTGTTGGTGATACTCACAAGAGACTCAGAAATGTGGCTATCTCTCTAGTTAGCATTACTAAATCAAAGCCAGAGTTCTTGAATGACATAGAAAGAACTGCCATTCAAATATTGAGCTCCTGGAAAGATAAACAACAGGTCGTGTTCTGTGAAGAGGCTAGAAAG TTCTCATTCAATGTAATAGTAAAGCAAGTGCTTGGTTTAACATCAGAGGAGCCGGAGACTAGAGAAATTCTCGAAGATTTTCTTACTTTTATGAGAGGACTAGTATCCATCCCTCTGTATATTCCTGGTACTCCATATGCTAGAGCTGTTCAG GCTAGAAGCAGGATATCTTCTAGAGTTAAAGCAATTATAGAGGAAAGAAGATCAAGAAATAGTAGGAGTTTAAGGAATGATTTTCTTGAAATACTTTTAAGTGTTGATACCTTGTCTGAAGATGAAAAGGTGAGCTTTGTGTTGGATTCTCTTTTGGGTGGGTACGAAACTACCTCGCTCTTAATGGCCATGGTGGTGCATCTTCTAGGCCAGTCACCCACTGCATTAGAGCAGTTAAAG CTAGAGCATGAGCAAATAAGAAGCCTGAAGGAGAAAGATGAGTGTTTGAATTGGGAAGATTATAAGACGATGGAATTCACTCAAAAT GTCATCAGTGAAGCACTGAGATATGGAAACATTGTGAAATTTGTACACCGAAAGGCTCTCAAAGACGTCAAGTTCAGAG ACTACCTCATTCCATCTGGGTGGAAGGTCCTACCTGTTTTTACAGCTGTGCATTTAGACTCGTCTGTCCATGCAAATGCTCTCCAGTTTCATCCTTGGAGATGGGag ACTCAGGATCAGACTAGCAAGAGGTTTACCCCTTTTGGTGGAGGATCTAGATGCTGTCCCGGATCTGAACTTGCCAAGATTGAGGTTGCCTTCTTCCTTCACCACCTTGTTCAGAACTTCAG ATGGACAGCCGAGGATGCTGACCAACCCATGGCATATCCATACGTTGAATTTGGAAAAGGGCTGTTGATAAATTTGGATCGTTGTTCCACCTGA